ATGAAGAAGACAAGGGACCGACCTCGTTTGGCGGCACAGGGGCAGGGCTTGGCGGTCATCCGGTAGACGCGCATTTTCAGGACATGACTGAAATGGCCCGTCAGCCCAAGGACAACAAGCTCAAGCGGGAACTGGACTTTATTCTGGATATTCCGCTGGATGTGTCTGCCGAACTTGGGCGCACCCGTCTGCTTATCAACGAACTGCTGCAGCTTGGTCAGGGTTCCGTGGTGGAACTGAACAAGCTGGCTGGCGAACCGCTGGAAGTATTTGTGAACGGCAAGCTGGTGGCGCGCGGCGAAGCCGTTGTCATCAACGAAAAATTCGGCGTGCGTCTCACCGACATCATCAGCCCCATTGAAAGGGTGAAGCAGCTTGGCTAGCCTGCCTGTGCTGCTAGCTGCCGCAGATAGCGGCCTTTCGGGCAGCGCCGTGCGCGGCGTAGTCACTTCTGGCTCGCAAGGGTCTGCGGCAGCGGTGCCGCCGGGGCTGGAACAGACAGTGGCTGCCGCAGCCGAGCAGATGCTGCACGGGCTGGACATGGCCGCGCAGGCCGCGCAAAGCGTGGGCATTGCTACGGAGCAGGCCGCTGCCTCGCTGGCGGAACCGGCTTCAACGCTTGGGCAGTCGTCCTTTTCGTGGGGCAGCTACATACAGGCCGTGGGCATTCTGTTTTTGCTGGTGGCCGTGCTGTGGCTGGCCGTATGGCTGGCGCGGCGTTTCGGCAAGTTCAATTTTCTGCCGCGTCCGGGGGCGCTTCCGCGCGATGCCCTGGTCATGGAGGCCCAGCTTCCGCTTGGGCCGCGCAAAGGCTTGATGGTGGTACGCTTCTTGAATAGAAGGTTGCTGCTGGGCGTTACCGACCAGCAGATTACCCTTCTGACCGAGGAGCAGGCACAGCATGAGCCAGAGAACGCCGATTTCAAACAGATCATGGAAGAAGCCCGTCGCGGCGCTGGCGGCAGCTAGCCTCTTCATCCTCCTTATGCCGGTTCTGGCCCTTGCGGCTCAGGATCTGGCCATGCCCACAATGCAACTCACCCTGGCGGGCGGGGCGCAATCGCCGGAAAAAGTCTCGGTGCTGCTGGAAATTCTCTTCCTGCTCACCGTGCTTTCCGTTGCCCCGGCCATCATGCTCACGGTCACCAGCTTTACCCGCATTATCATTGTTTTCAGCTTTCTGCGGCAGGCCATGGGCGTGCAGCAGTTGCCCCCCACCCAGATTCTTGCCAGCCTTGCCATTTTTATGACGGTGGTCATCATGTACCCCGTGGGCAAGCAGATCAATGACAACGCCCTGCAGCCCTATCTGGCCGAGCAGATCGATTACAAGGTGGCGCTCGACCGGGCGCAGGCCCCTTTGCGCACCTTTATGTTCAAGCATACGCGCGAAAAAGATCTCTCTGTCTTTTACTCCATCAGCAAGATGGAAGCGCCGCGCAGCAAGGAGGAAGTGCCCACCATGCTGCTGGCCGCCGCCTATGTCATCAGCGAGCTTAAAACCGCCTTTACCATCGGCTTTCTCATCTACATTCCTTTTCTGGTGCTGGATATGGTCATCTCTAGTGTGCTGCTGGCCATGGGCATGATGATGCTGC
This DNA window, taken from Desulfovibrio desulfuricans DSM 642, encodes the following:
- the fliP gene encoding flagellar type III secretion system pore protein FliP (The bacterial flagellar biogenesis protein FliP forms a type III secretion system (T3SS)-type pore required for flagellar assembly.) yields the protein MPVLALAAQDLAMPTMQLTLAGGAQSPEKVSVLLEILFLLTVLSVAPAIMLTVTSFTRIIIVFSFLRQAMGVQQLPPTQILASLAIFMTVVIMYPVGKQINDNALQPYLAEQIDYKVALDRAQAPLRTFMFKHTREKDLSVFYSISKMEAPRSKEEVPTMLLAAAYVISELKTAFTIGFLIYIPFLVLDMVISSVLLAMGMMMLPPMMVSMPFKLLLFVMVDGWNLLVGSLVNSFLL
- the fliN gene encoding flagellar motor switch protein FliN; this translates as MSQEDQEALAAQWAAQLEDEANAAEPAAPAAPAAPAAPAAPAAPAAPAAPAAPAAPAAADAAPGGAAGSGLDEEALAAQWAESLAQDEEDKGPTSFGGTGAGLGGHPVDAHFQDMTEMARQPKDNKLKRELDFILDIPLDVSAELGRTRLLINELLQLGQGSVVELNKLAGEPLEVFVNGKLVARGEAVVINEKFGVRLTDIISPIERVKQLG
- the fliO gene encoding flagellar biosynthetic protein FliO, whose amino-acid sequence is MASLPVLLAAADSGLSGSAVRGVVTSGSQGSAAAVPPGLEQTVAAAAEQMLHGLDMAAQAAQSVGIATEQAAASLAEPASTLGQSSFSWGSYIQAVGILFLLVAVLWLAVWLARRFGKFNFLPRPGALPRDALVMEAQLPLGPRKGLMVVRFLNRRLLLGVTDQQITLLTEEQAQHEPENADFKQIMEEARRGAGGS